A genome region from Alicyclobacillus acidocaldarius subsp. acidocaldarius DSM 446 includes the following:
- a CDS encoding BMP family lipoprotein, whose translation MQKRIWQSGLSILAAAALVVGCGTNNSSSATNTSNNGSTGNTTSTSGKTIKVGLVTDTGGLNDNSFNHLAYVGMQEAQKELPNIQTSVVQSQSESDYVPNLSHFAQDGYDLVIAVGYLMADAVQQVAKEYPKTHFLIIDDSITGIPNVASAIFQSQQAGYLAGVVAGMVQKNHLLKNINSHNTVGVVGGQEIPPVDTYIAGFQQGFHSVDPTGKVIVEYTNSFSDEAAGSQYAQNEIAQGADIIFPVAGGTGIGSIKAAQSAKVYAIGVDTDQSYLAPGTVITSAIKRVDTSVFDTIKAVQDGTFKSGVNTFDLANNGVGIAPLISGLPKSVTDAVNQAKQEILSGKIQVSATVQK comes from the coding sequence AGCGGATTTGGCAGAGCGGCCTCTCCATCCTGGCCGCGGCCGCCCTCGTCGTGGGGTGCGGCACCAACAACTCGTCGAGCGCTACCAACACGTCCAACAACGGCAGCACGGGCAACACCACCTCGACGAGCGGCAAGACCATCAAGGTCGGCCTCGTGACCGACACCGGCGGCTTGAACGACAACAGCTTCAACCACCTGGCGTACGTCGGCATGCAGGAGGCGCAGAAAGAGCTGCCCAACATCCAGACGAGCGTCGTCCAGTCCCAATCCGAGTCGGACTACGTCCCGAACCTCAGCCACTTCGCGCAGGATGGGTACGATCTCGTCATCGCCGTAGGCTACCTCATGGCGGACGCGGTGCAACAAGTGGCCAAGGAATACCCAAAGACGCACTTCCTCATCATCGACGATAGCATCACAGGCATTCCGAACGTGGCGAGCGCCATCTTCCAGTCGCAGCAGGCCGGTTATCTCGCGGGCGTGGTCGCCGGCATGGTGCAGAAAAATCATCTTCTGAAGAACATCAACAGCCACAACACCGTCGGCGTGGTCGGAGGCCAGGAGATCCCGCCGGTGGATACGTACATCGCGGGCTTCCAGCAGGGGTTCCACAGCGTCGATCCGACGGGCAAGGTCATTGTCGAATACACCAACTCGTTCAGCGATGAGGCGGCGGGCAGCCAGTACGCGCAAAACGAAATTGCGCAGGGCGCCGACATCATCTTCCCGGTGGCTGGCGGCACCGGCATCGGCTCCATTAAAGCCGCGCAGAGCGCGAAGGTCTACGCCATCGGCGTGGACACGGACCAGTCGTATCTCGCGCCCGGCACCGTCATCACGAGCGCCATCAAGCGGGTGGACACGTCCGTGTTTGACACCATCAAGGCCGTGCAGGACGGCACCTTCAAGAGCGGCGTGAACACCTTTGATCTTGCGAACAACGGCGTCGGCATTGCGCCGCTCATCTCGGGCCTGCCGAAGTCGGTGACGGACGCGGTCAACCAAGCGAAACAGGAGATCCTAAGCGGCAAGATTCAGGTATCCGCCACCGTGCAGAAGTGA